One window of the Montipora foliosa isolate CH-2021 chromosome 4, ASM3666993v2, whole genome shotgun sequence genome contains the following:
- the LOC138000365 gene encoding carboxypeptidase D-like, which produces MSKLWPFLVVFFINLRATVVFSRPNAKTRGLGEEDWTHHNFEKMTAYLQDLHRQYPKITNLYSIGKSVQGRKLWVIEISDNPGEHEPGEPEFKYIANMHGNEAVGRELLLHLAKAFCVNYGRNANLTKMVDNTRIHLMPSMNPDGYELAAEGNNRQDWIIGRSNANNVDLNRNFPDQFFKSVTGPPQLETLAVMKWIDEVPFVLSANLHGGSLVANYPFDDNPTGRSEYSKSPDDDVFKELAKIYSLVHPTMHLKNPPWPCPEVPPDHFEDGVTNGAAWYSVSGGMQDYNYIHSNCFEITIEQGCKKFPEASELPKAWEENKRALIAFMDQVHKGVKGFVKDSDGSPIRGAAIHVDSRRKEVFTAKDGDYWRLLLPGGYKVTAHAAGYEPLTKEITVNDGDAKELNFVLKKSNISKDEEQQESDEPNPVEDSKPEAGSHYPPVNLAAAPGGGMMPAASMGGAPSGGDYGMIMNGGAMGSPMPVTPYGVPSQGMTGSMGNPDMGGSMGMGDNVDMGGPLNDAELDRFAMMSPYESQARDNTKGYFHVTTDEHDPHASFTINGGGESNGNSYVLKKSDLGRPRKK; this is translated from the exons ATGAGCAAACTATGGCCTTTCCTGGTGGTATTTTTTATCAATCTGAGGGCTACTGTAGTTTTTTCGCGGCCCAACGCAAAGACGCGTGGTTTGGGCGAAGAGGACTGGACGCATCATAACTTTGAGAAAATGACAGCTTACTTGCAAGATCTTCACAGGCAATACCCGAAGATCACCAATTTGTACAGCATTGGGAAGTCCGTGCAGGGTCGAAAGCTCTGGGTTATTGAAATCTCCGACAACCCTGGGGAACATGAACCCGGGGAGCCGGAATTCAAATACATTGCGAACATGCACGGAAACGAGGCTGTTGGACGAGAACTGCTATTGCATCTTGCGAAAGCGTTCTGTGTGAACTACGGCCGGAACGCAAACCTGACAAAGATGGTCGATAACACCCGTATCCACCTCATGCCCAGCATGAACCCTGATGGTTATGAACTGGCGGCCGAGGGGAATAACCGGCAAGACTGGATCATAGGGCGGAGTAACGCGAACAATGTTGACCTGAACAGGAATTTCCCTGATCAGTTTTTCAAGAGTGTTACGGGACCGCCCCAGTTGGAGACATTGGCAGTGATGAAATGGATCGACGAGGTTCCCTTCGTACTAAGCGCGAACCTCCATGGGGGATCACTAGTCGCGAATTACCCGTTCGACGATAACCCAACGGGAAGGAGCGAATACAGCAAGTCCCCAGATGACGATGTGTTTAAGGAGCTGGCCAAAATCTATTCCCTGGTGCACCCAACCATGCACTTAAAGAATCCTCCATGGCCCTGTCCCGAGGTTCCCCCGGATCACTTCGAAGACGGTGTTACCAATGGCGCAGCTTGGTATAGTGTGTCAGGCGGAATGCAGGATTATAACTACATACATTCTAATTGCTTTGAGATTACCATCGAGCAGGGTTGTAAGAAGTTTCCAGAGGCGAGCGAACTTCCAAAAGCCtgggaagaaaataaaagagctTTGATTGCATTCATGGATCAG GTACATAAAGGAGTAAAAGGTTTTGTTAAAGACAGTGATGGCTCACCCATTCGTGGCGCTGCCATCCACGTGGATAGTCGGAGAAAAGAAGTCTTCACCGCTAAAGATGGGGACTACTGGCGACTTCTCCTTCCAGGGGGTTACAAAGTCACCGCCCACGCCGCGGGATACGAGCCTCTCACAAAGGAGATCACAGTTAATGATGGAGATGCAAAAGAACTTAACTTCGTCTTGAAGAAATCTAACATCAGCAAGGATGAAGAACAACAAGAGAGCGACGAGCCCAATCCTGTGGAGGATTCGAAACCGGAAGCTGGCTCGCATTATCCTCCCGTCAATTTGGCTGCGGCACCTGGGGGAGGAATGATGCCGGCTGCAAGTATGGGCGGGGCGCCCAGTGGAGGGGATTACGGGATGATCATGAACGGAGGTGCAATGGGATCTCCCATGCCAGTCACCCCGTACGGAGTTCCAAGTCAAGGGATGACAGGTTCTATGGGTAATCCAGATATGGGGGGATCTATGGGAATGGGCGACAATGTTGACATGGGAGGTCCTCTAAATGATGCTGAACTCGATCGGTTCGCAATGATGTCTCCGTATGAGTCACAAGCGAGGGATAATACGAAGGGTTACTTTCATGTCACAACAGATGAGCATGATCCTCACGCCAGCTTTACTATAAATGGGGGAGGGGAAAGCAATGGCAATAGCTATGTTCTCAAGAAGTCTGATCTCGGGAGACCGCGAAAGAAGTAA